A genomic stretch from Podospora pseudoanserina strain CBS 124.78 chromosome 3, whole genome shotgun sequence includes:
- the BOS1 gene encoding Protein transport protein bos1 (COG:U; EggNog:ENOG503NWAT) has translation MNTTFNSALKQSTSLRKDLSSLSSPDADITPAILGSVSASLAALSRTIDEYNTLAKQELNKAKQEKAFERIKDFKQEISSYRALLDRLNKDREEREYVNNRGELLGRRPFAAQTPENPYTGATVSGVQTTSGYGHARTNSTVESGGGMGIGSGDVMRESHALREQAFFQHTNSALDDYIARGQAVLGDLGQQREILKNTQRKLYSVGNTLGISGDTIRMVERRAKQDKWIFWGGVMGFFLFCWLVLHYLR, from the exons ATG AACACAACCTTCAATAGCGCCCTCAAACaatccacctccctccgAAAAGatctctcctccctctcttcccccgACGCCGACATTacccccgccatcctcggcTCCGTCAGCGCCAGCCTCGCGGCCCTCTCCCGAACGATAGACGAGTACAATACACTCGCCAAGCAGGAgctcaacaaggccaagcaAGAGAAGGCCTTTGAGCGCATCAAGGACTTCAAGCAGGAAATCTCGTCGTACCGTGCCCTGCTCGACCGACTTAATAAGGACAGAGAAGAGCGGGAGTATGTGAACAACAGGGGGgagctgctggggaggaggcccTTTGCCGCGCAAACCCCTGAGAACCCATATACTGGCGCTACAGTGTCAGGTGTGCAGACTACTTCGGGATATGGGCATGCGAGGACGAACAGCACGGTCGAGTCTGgcggtgggatggggataGGGAGCGGTGATGTTATGCGGGAGTCGCATGCGCTGAGGGAGCAGGCGTTTTTCCAGCACACGAACTCGGCGTTAGATGATTACATTGCTAGGGGCCAGGCTGTATTGGGCGATCTGGGGCAGCAGAGGGAGATACTCAAAAACACGCAGCGGAAGCTGTATAGTGTTGGAAATACGCTCGGGATATCGGGAGATACTATTAGGATGGTAGAACGGAGGGCGAAGCAGGATAAGTGGATTTTCTGGGGAGGTGTCAtgggcttttttttgttttgctggtTAGTGTTGCATTACCTGCGGTAG
- the THI80 gene encoding thiamine pyrophosphokinase (EggNog:ENOG503P2EK; COG:H), which produces MAACIPQQKKASPIIEWNPTDIFRPPSSNAPPDYALLILNQPIHNHVGMIKRLWNNAIFHIAADGAANCLHDVAGIHSDPSFDDLDVIIGDLDSISQVARTYYETPPRRTNVIHYRDDYSTDFAKAVEHTRAKYRPSPKGKDIVVVGSLGGRVDHGISQLHHLYLFQRDPDYNEGKMYFFSGESLTFMLKAGRKHVIRVRDGPAGEKDVFAKWIGILPMKEPSYITTKGLEWDVTDWPTEFGGQMSTSNHILPETQVIEVEATKDVLFTMSLREI; this is translated from the exons ATGGCTGCATGCATTCCCCAGCAAAAGAAGGCTTCGCCCATCATTGAATGGAACCCTACAGATATCTTCCGTCCTCCATCCAGTAACGCACCTCCCGACTAcgcccttctcatcctcaaccagcCCATCCACAATCATGTCGGCATGATCAAGAGACTATGGAATAATG CCATCTTTCATATAGCCGCCGACGGTGCCGCCAACTGCCTCCACGATGTAGCCGGCATTCATTCCGACCCCTCCTTTGACGACCTCGATGTTATCATCGGTGACCTGGATTCCATCAGCCAAGTGGCGCGCACCTACTACGAGACCCCTCCAAGACGCACCAACGTGATACACTACCGCGATGACTACTCGACCGATTTCGCCAAAGCAGTTGAGCACACCCGCGCGAAATATCGTCCCTCTCCCAAGGGGAAGgacatcgtcgtcgttggcAGCCTCGGGGGCAGAGTCGACCACGGCATATCCCAGCTTCACCACTTATATCTGTTTCAGCGGGATCCCGACTATAACGAAGGCAAGATGTACTTCTTCAGCGGCGAGTCTTTGACCTTCATGCTCAAAGCAGGCAGAAAGCACGTCATCCGGGTGAGGGACGGTCCGGCAGGGGAGAAGGACGTGTTCGCAAAGTGGATAGGCATTCTGCCTATGAAAGAGCCGAGCTACATCACGACCAAGGGCCTGGAATGGGACGTGACGGACTGGCCGACGGAATTTGGGGGGCAGATgagcaccagcaaccacaTCCTGCCCGAGACCCAAGTCATCGAGGTAGAAGCAACTAAGGATGTGCTATTTACTATGTCGCTGAGGGAAATCTAG
- a CDS encoding hypothetical protein (EggNog:ENOG503NZ1R) — translation MVETMIIYKPSIVLTAVLCADLAGAQDYVGPNFERCQKRVTSILEGKEEWNGINNVTVEQYIYRGAVRGMNFEYEQTSRDKFITITTEGCKVLCESPVDFYWHSDITTTLSIISNWILPIMALLSALPYDSLHRRTAGAPWWQTRIMGTLRALLNWLGSPETALTNTLFNIHQMHECLAETKSSGQGISGNSNLRSLKMDAYYVLSCIGQFNMPDLSSDEFLEPLVYALFRGFVHLDAGEAAAHAQSTTYPPAGTTPDQRERSEQAKVWTRELLQEMAFQLRMLRRRGIYPSLVNVFLFCVAYAMAVVLAFSDVGERTTAHALALGILVSWLPLLVLFSILDRNPMSADRSRKLMSRWLWNADAIRRWEKGSGIPASQTPPPVMPAGGPPASPDWWTWNKEENLRALQLPPGQMPLFGPFQQPVRFDPFIGEFVGQGRQMGYHGLAFSVVHSVYDSHGTDRRMRSIQEIVEHTRVRLDGPRPWAWWRMAFISLTIVWLFAGMAFMISYNTPTVGFACRSGSYTVYGLLTFGSWFLSLLPCYKHPDNWMRAVAHAFNGLALLTLILIIFASFSGIFNNCICKGGLAGYLDFESAEFYRNPNHFNVYKWWMAGAIVGALPITFSLLRAAWLLIRLKPLWQASEQHNPHVRNPGVDMIWLI, via the exons ATGGTTG AGACCATGATCATCTATAAACCATCAATCGTTTTGACCGCAGTGCTCTGTGCCGACCTTGCCGGAGCTCAGGACTATGTCGGCCCAAACTTCGAAAGATGTCAAAAACGAGTCACCAGCATCttggagggaaaggaggaaTGGAACGGCATCAACAACGTGACCGTAGAGCAGTACATATACCGTGGTGCCGTTCGGGGGATGAACTTCGAGTATGAGCAAACTTCCAGAGATAagttcatcaccatcaccaccgaggGTTGCAAGGTGCTCTGTGAGAGCCCTGTCGACTTTTATTGGCACTCGGATATCACGACCACCCTCAGCATCATTTCCAACTGGATATTGCCTATCATGGCCTTGCTTTCCGCTCTTCCATACGATTCCTTGCACCGCAGGACGGCCGGGGCACCGTGGTGGCAGACCAGGATCATGGGGACCCTTCGCGCCCTGCTTAACTGGCTCGGGTCTCCCGAGACAGCCCTTACAAACACATTATTCAACATCCATCAGATGCACGAATGTTTAGCTGAAACCAAGTCATCAGGCCAAGGCATTTcgggcaacagcaacctgcGGTCACTCAAGATGGATGCCTACTACGTGCTCAGCTGCATAGGCCAGTTCAACATGCCCGATTTAAGCAGTGACGAGTTTTTGGAGCCCCTCGTTTACGCCTTATTTAGAGGCTTTGTACACTTGGATGCTGGAGAGGCAGCCGCTCATGCCCAATCCACGACGTACCCGCCAGCCGGCACTACACCAGATCAAAGGGAACGGTCGGAGCAAGCGAAGGTGTGGACGAGAGAACTTCTTCAAGAAATGGCGTTTCAACTCAGGATGCTCCGTCGTCGAGGAATCTACCCATCACTTGTCAATGTGTTCCTCTTCTGCGTCGCCTACGCCATGGCCGTCGTCCTGGCTTTCAGCGACGTTGGCGAAAGAACCACAGCTCACGCTTTGGCTCTAGGTATTCTAGTCAGctggctgccgctgcttGTCTTATTTTCCATTCTGGACCGGAATCCCATGTCGGCCGATCGGAGCAGGAAGTTGATGTCTCGATGGCTGTGGAACGCCGACGCAATCCGTCGGTGGGAGAAAGGTTCGGGAATCCCTGCTTCCCAGACTCCGCCGCCAGTCATGCCGGCGGGAGGTCCGCCTGCGTCACCGGACTGGTGGACATGGAACAAGGAAGAGAATTTGCGCGCGTTGCAGCTACCGCCCGGTCAAATGCCTCTATTTGGTCCCTTTCAGCAGCCGGTAAGATTCGACCCCTTCATTGGAGAGTTTGTTGGCCAAGGAAGACAAATGGGCTACCATGGTCTGGCTTTTTCTGTTGTGCACAGTGTCTATGACAGCCACGGAACCGATCGACGGATGAGGTCCATTCAGGAAATCGTGGAACATACGCGTGTCAGGCTCGATGGACCGCGGCCCTGggcgtggtggaggatggcaTTCATTTCACTAACGATAGTTTGGCTCTTTGCCGGAATGGCATTTATGATCTCATACAACACTCCTACTGTCGGTTTCGCTTGTCGGTCTGGGTCCTACACAGTGTACGGCCTTCTTACCTTCGGTTCCTGGTTCTTGTCATTGCTGCCATGCTACAAACACCCTGATAATTGGATGAGAGCCGTGGCCCATGCCTTCAATGGACTGGCGCTTCTCACTCTCATACTCATCATCTTCGCCTCCTTCAGCGGTATTTTCAACAACTGCATATGCAAGGGAGGGCTGGCTGGATACTTGGACTTTGAGAGTGCAGAGTTCTACCGGAACCCAAACCATTTCAACGTCTATAAATGGTGGATGGCCGGTGCTATTGTGGGTGCTTTGCCCATAACCTTCAGCTTGCTTAGGGCAGCTTGGTTGTTGATTCGACTGAAGCCTCTGTGGCAGGCTTCGGAGCAACACAACCCACATGTGCGCAACCCCGGAGTTGATATGATCTGGTTGATTTAG
- a CDS encoding hypothetical protein (MEROPS:MER0011907; EggNog:ENOG503NW8Y; COG:S), translating into MAPCKHANLLLDVSPNATQAGFARPPAAKRRAAASLASRIEPDTADEEEAQNLAGTFPGPLVLPNDLLSVYPKDPDSGQTVKVWQRSKHRNRLNASTPNTIHVAAPPSYSPKMKHMREWIVPLTATEGEEDVSPPKPKDLTDYLSAYYHPLPVTRTPNLIWVPWEDDDCPPNATKDENRYIGLKQGQNITRIRTRPCPDGAYERQLNLGDILDGLLHMVKEIHPRYALVMMLHHDLYEDETDDFCCGRAYGGSRVSVVTSSRYHPGLDWYQEIERAHMWPASHCGNFVRRKCGIRSGAGVKRRKVMMVEGDGAGEGKGGGTAMRAAMDAYVAAPAPEKDLAGLWFGRTALTASHELGHCFCLGHCNYYACAMQGTAGIMEDVRQPPYLCPVCLEKVISGLLEVKEYANIGRERLILQRYKKLHEFCTGKTRAGVKMFAGYGAWLGKRIEALKAEEEGGEGQL; encoded by the coding sequence ATGGCCCCGTGTAAACATGCAAACCTGTTGCTCGATGTATCGCCAAACGCGACCCAGGCTGGATTCGCGCGCCCACCGGCCGCCAAgagaagagcagcagcatcccTTGCCAGCCGCATAGAACCAGACACggctgatgaagaagaagcccaaaaTCTCGCTGGCACCTTTCCAGGTCCCTTGGTCCTCCCGAATGACCTGCTGTCCGTCTACCCCAAAGACCCCGACTCTGGGCAGACAGTCAAGGTCTGGCAAAGGTCCAAACACCGCAACCGCCTCAACGccagcacccccaacaccatccatgTTGCTGCACCACCCTCCTACTCCCCCAAGATGAAGCACATGAGGGAGTGGATCGTCCCCCTCACCGCCAccgagggggaagaagacgtCAGCCCCCCGAAACCAAAAGACCTAACCGATTACCTCTCCGCCTActaccaccctctccccgtGACCCGAACCCCCAATCTCATCTGGGTCCCttgggaagatgatgattgCCCACCAAACGCTACAAAGGACGAAAATAGGTACATCGGCCTCAAGCAAGGCCAGAACATCACCCGGATCCGCACCCGCCCCTGCCCTGACGGCGCCTACGAGCGGCAGCTGAACCTGGGCGACATTTTGGACGGGCTGCTGCACATGGTCAAGGAGATCCACCCCCGGTACGCGCTTGTGATGATGCTTCATCACGATCTGTACGAGGACGAGACGGACGATTTCTGCTGCGGGAGGGCGTACGGCGGGAGCAGGGTTTCGGTTGTGACGTCGAGTAGGTATCATCCTGGGCTGGACTGGTACCAGGAGATTGAACGGGCGCACATGTGGCCTGCGAGTCACTGTGGGAATTttgtgaggaggaagtgTGGGATACGGTCTGGAgcgggggtgaagaggaggaaggtgatgatggttgagggggacggtgctggggagggcaaggggggggggacggCCATGAGGGCGGCCATGGATGCGTATGTTGCTGCGCCGGCGCCCGAGAAAGACTTGGCGGGGTTGTGGTTTGGGAGGACGGCGCTGACGGCTTCGCACGAGCTGGGgcattgtttttgtttggggCATTGCAATTATTATGCTTGCGCCATGCAGGGGACAGCGGGGATCATGGAGGACGTGAGGCAGCCGCCGTATTTGTGTCCGGTTTGTTTGGAGAAGGTGATTTCGGGGCTCTTGGAGGTGAAGGAATATGCAAAcattgggagggagaggttgataCTACAGAGGTATAAGAAGCTGCATGAGTTTTGCACCGGCAAGACAAGGGCGGGGGTCAAGATGTTTGCGGGTTATGGAGCCTGGTTGGGCAAGAGGATCGAGGCGCTCaaagccgaggaggaggggggcgaggggcAGTTGTAG
- a CDS encoding hypothetical protein (EggNog:ENOG503NZJ7; COG:Q): MKGNVGSNRYRASRGEGNELPKLGVLRSNRPCLVNLIQLEPANNLNASLRSKPQHARLGHLDNLLGVSPVIHVLPLDRQALPYNHGIRYRETLWEHAHKRGPPIVPQGLEAAAHMGASCCSSRTDIKNLHISPHDNDLPSPHRDSNLYRSTAKLARSRRNNHPLPRPQPDTLPPPQHNKLHRQLQQILDTVPQPTIPLWLTKPLLIQRLDVLQRGKDILGIRAILPVFLDPLPAGGHSAVKGAPNSLDLVRVVPRPEKGLDHDELADGEGGGVRAGLDYAADGVPPADDHVGGKGETYFSRVDVVDLLGNLGGEDAD; the protein is encoded by the exons ATGAAGGGAAATGTGGGAAGCAACAGGTACCGGGCATCAAGGGGTGAGGGCAATGAGCTTCCCAAACTGGGTGTTCTTCGAAGCAACCGCCCATGCCTCGTCAATCTCATCCAACTTGAAcctgccaacaacctcaacgccAGTCTCCGGTCCAAGCCTCAGCACGCCAGACTCGGCCATCTTGACAATCTGTTGGGCGTCAGCCCTGTCATACATGTATTGCCCCTTGACCGTCAAGCTCTTCCATACAATCATGGCATACGTTACCGAGAGACCCTCTGGGAGCACGCCCATAAGCGAGGCCCTCCCATAGTTCCTCAAGGCCTTGAAGCAGCTGCCCACATGGGTGCTTCCTGTTGCAGCAGCCGGACTGATATCAAG AATCTCCATATTTCTCCCCATGACAATGACCTGCCCAGCCCCCATCGCGACAGCAACCTCTACCGCAGCACCGCCAAACTGGCCCGTAGCCGGCGCAAcaatcaccctctcccccgcccgCAGCCCGAtacccttccacccccccagcaCAACAAGCTGCACAGGCAACTGCAACAGATTCTCGACACTgtaccccaacccaccatccccctttgGCTTACAAagcctctcctcatccaacgGCTCGACGTTCTCCAACGGGGCAAGGATATACTCGGCATAAGAGCCATTCTTCCAGTTTTTCTCGATCCACTCCCTGCTGGCGGGCACTCCGCCGTCAAAGGTGCCCCAAACAGCTTGGATCTCGTCCGGGTTGTCCCTCGCCCGGAGAAAGGACTGGATCATGACGAGCTTGccgacggggagggaggtggtgtccGGGCCGGGCTGGACTACGCGGCCGATGGCGTACCCCCCGCCGATGATCATGTCGGGGGCAAGGGTGAAACCTACTTTTCCAGAGTAGATGTCGTAGACCTTTTGGGAAAcctgggcggcgaggacgCGGATTAG
- a CDS encoding hypothetical protein (COG:S; EggNog:ENOG503NW01) — MMGYKRKVLETVVASKVRQVSLTNKQESGHIRQDFVTHTYKQNHNTKMSLPTHMRALHLPTISPDPQITLRTVPVPTVVPGSVLIRVLAAQVSQKVYDIYSGKVGFTLAPDMIIGGGYAIGRVVQPGPDTTSLPVGKLVMIQSFLRARDNPDEIQAVWGTFDGGVPASREWIEKNWKNGSYAEYILAPLENVEPLDEERLCKPKGDGGLGYSVENLLQLPVQLVVLGGWKGIGLRAGERVIVAPATGQFGGAAVEVAVAMGAGQVIVMGRNMEILKRIQGLYPRGKIQIVPMSGDEDGDVQKLTSWGPVDAYLDISPAAATGSTHVGSCFKALRNYGRASLMGVLPEGLSVTYAMIVWKSLTVKGQYMYDRADAQQIVKMAESGVLRLGPETGVEVVGRFKLDEIDEAWAVASKNTQFGKLIALTP, encoded by the coding sequence ATGATGGGGTATAAAAGGAAGGTCCTCGAAACTGTTGTTGCGAGCAAGGTACGGCAGGTATCtctcaccaacaaacaagaGTCTGGACACATCAGACAAGACTTTGTCACTCATACGTACAAACaaaaccacaacaccaaaatgtccctcccaacccacatGCGcgccctccatctccccacaATCTCCCCCGATCCTCAAATCACCCTCCGcaccgtccccgtccccacCGTGGTCCCCGGCTCCGTCCTAATCCGcgtcctcgccgcccaggTTTCCCAAAAGGTCTACGACATCTACTCTGGAAAAGTAGGTTTCACCCTTGCCCCCGACATGATCATCGGCGGGGGGTACGCCATCGGCCGCGTAGTCCAGCCCGGCCCggacaccacctccctccccgtcggCAAGCTCGTCATGATCCAGTCCTTTCTCCGGGCGAGGGACAACCCGGACGAGATCCAAGCTGTTTGGGGCACCTTTGACGGCGGAGTGCCCGCCAGCAGGGAGTGGATCGAGAAAAACTGGAAGAATGGCTCTTATGCCGAGTATATCCTTGCCCCGTTGGAGAACGTCGAGCcgttggatgaggagaggctTTGTAAGCcaaagggggatggtgggttggggtacAGTGTCGAGAATCTGTTGCAGTTGCCTGTGCAGCTTGTTGtgctgggggggtggaagggtaTCGGGCTGcgggcgggggagagggtgattgTTGCGCCGGCTACGGGCCAGTTTGGCGGTGCTGCGGTAGAGGTTGCTGTCGCGATGGGGGCTGGGCAGGTCATTGTCATGGGGAGAAATATGGAGATTCTGAAACGGATTCAGGGGTTGTATCCCAGGGGGAAGATCCAGATTGTACCCATGTCTGGGGACGAAGACGGGGATGTGCAGAAGCTGACAAGCTGGGGGCCGGTGGATGCATACCTTGATATCAGTCCGGCTGCTGCAACAGGAAGCACCCATGTGGGCAGCTGCTTCAAGGCCTTGAGGAACTATGGGAGGGCCTCGCTTATGGGCGTGCTCCCAGAGGGTCTCTCGGTAACGTATGCCATGATTGTATGGAAGAGCTTGACGGTCAAGGGGCAATACATGTATGACAGGGCTGACGCCCAACAGATTGTCAAGATGGCCGAGTCTGGCGTGCTGAGGCTTGGACCGGAGACTggcgttgaggttgttggcaggTTCAAGTTGGATGAGATTGACGAGGCATGGGCGGTTGCTTCGAAGAACACCCAGTTTGGGAAGCTCATTGCCCTCACCCCTTGA
- a CDS encoding hypothetical protein (EggNog:ENOG503P0TJ; COG:S), producing MSSTNMASVKSSGIVKAKSGSKADTSFRKRKSHTKSRSGCVNCKLRHIKCDESKPICNNCTSFRVSCTYDRTLKSSEALALQPWSEQVFPLVNVRETRLTYASLASLSLNRQVLTMLNDHIRESDPQAVKNGFLFKDQHLRYLNQFHEKTILSLKMNHKLDLYRRESVRLAIREPFLLHLVLAVTLMHERLAASPLTTEPPSIQELYHHATGSSQLNQLLSSHPSQLSRVQKDAMFMGTILLACTSFAQLDASLPLASHWPFVSSPHDLDWLKICSGKRVVQKLADTHAADSALRDISYEFVLSGPAARVELLPEEDAIARLPEPLRRLLRLDHAGVSAKTNAYYDAGVVVGRVLPLEISEDNLLVSLVLVSFLPVRFREMLEEKDAKALLLFAWYHAKIGQFGRWWVWRRAVTEGRAILAYLERYYGGTVGGDEELLGYPKKWCGMEVMVNEGMT from the exons ATGTCGAGCACCAACATGGCGTCTGTAAAGAGCAGTGGCATCGTAAAAGCAAAGTCTGGATCGAAAGCAGACACCAGCTTCCGTAAACGTAAAAGCCATACCAAATCCCGTAGCGGGTGCGTCAACTGCAAACTCCGCCACATCAAG TGTGACGAATCAAAGCCGATATGCAACAACTGCACCAGCTTCCGTGTATCGTGCACATATGACCGCACCCTCAAGTCATCCGAGGCACTCGCTCTTCAGCCATGGTCAGAGCAGGTGTTTCCGTTGGTCAACGTCAGAGAGACTCGTCTAACATATGCATCTCTCGCCAGCTTGTCGCTGAACCGTCAGGTGCTGACCATGCTCAACGACCACATTCGGGAATCCGATCCGCAGGCTGTGAAGAATGGCTTTCTGTTCAAGGATCAGCATTTGAGATATCTGAATCAGTTCCATGAGAAGACCATCTTGTCGCTCAAGATGAACCACAAACTGGATCTGTACCGCAGGGAGAGTGTCAGATTGGCCATTCGG gaacccttcctcctccacctcgtcctcgccgtAACCCTCATGCACGAACGcctcgccgcctcccccctcaccaccgagcCCCCTTCCATCCAAGAGCTCTACCACCACGCCACCGGCTCCTCCCAGCTCAACCAGCTTCTATCCAgccacccctcccaactcAGCCGCGTGCAAAAAGACGCCATGTTCATGggcaccatcctcctcgcctgcaCCTCCTTCGCCCAGCTCgacgcctccctccccctagCCTCCCACTGGCCCTtcgtctcctcccctcaCGACCTCGACTGGCTCAAGATCTGCTCGGGAAAGCGCGTCGTCCAAAAGCTAGCCGATACTCACGCTGCTGATTCCGCGCTGAGGGATATCTCCTACGAGTTTGTCCTTTCCGGTCCCGCCGCGAGGGTAGAACTCCTTCCCGAGGAAGACGCGATTGCCCGGCTGCCGGAGCCgttgaggaggctgttgaggttggatCACGCGGGTGTGTCGGCCAAGACGAACGCGTATTATGAcgctggggtggtggtggggagggttcTGCCGTTGGAGATAAGCGAGGATAACCTGCTTGTGTCTTTGGTGCTGGTAAGTTTTCTGCCGGTCAGGTTCAGGGAGATGCTGGAGGAAAAGGACGCAAAGGCGCTGCTGTTGTTTGCGTGGTATCATGCCAAGATTGGGCAgtttgggaggtggtgggtttggaggagggcggtgacTGAGGGGAGGGCTATTTTGGCTTATTTGGAGAGGTACTATGGGGGAACGGtgggtggggatgaggagctgTTGGGGTATCCGAAGAAGTGGTGTgggatggaggtgatggtgaatgAGGGGATGACTTGA
- a CDS encoding hypothetical protein (EggNog:ENOG503PUH0), with translation MSFAPPPYLPPPPKDNPPTISHGALPTEEPPAYSQLESTTFDPNDPMPPATFSIHGRFIYASPCPSTPPSSDPSYQTDYPILTPTHGSRTVDFQRVQYRYRASNATGRPVISHRGKDLYTLSHHLPILGMPFQAMAVPKSRKTLGEVHIAKSPAFHTGYRANRVLPDHEVARLERKGEKVPREYHFQIKEGGAERWVWKDSNGRAVAFQWRGQRSEFGGGDGQPGSSRDPDGGVGDGGEWGVPRLQVLVELDRRTLDSLVAVWCLWAMHLHHEATAPKKTWEDRLALMARKRPEGTPQGGFYTMKF, from the exons ATGTCATTCGCACCCCCACCATacctcccgcccccaccaaaagacaaccctcccaccatctcccacGGTGCCCTCCCAACCGAAGAACCTCCAGCCTACTCCCAGCTAGAATCAACAACCTTCGACCCGAACGACCCCATGCCCCCAGCCACCTTTTCCATCCACGGCCGCTTCATCTACGcctccccctgcccctccacaCCCCCGAGCTCAGACCCCTCCTACCAAACCGATTACCCCATCCTGACACCCACACACGGTTCTCGAACAGTCGACTTTCAGCGCGTGCAGTACAGGTACCGAGCCTCCAACGCCACCGGCAGGCCCGTCATCTCCCACCGCGGCAAAGACCTCTACACCCTGTCCCACCACCTGCCCATCCTGGGGATGCCCTTCCAGGCTATGGCCGTTCCCAAGAGTCGAAAGACGCTTGGGGAGGTGCATATTGCCAAGTCGCCTGCTTTTCACACAGGGTACCGCGCGAATAGGGTATTGCCTGATCATGAGGTTGccaggttggagaggaagggggagaaggtgccGAGGGAGTATCACTTTCAGAtcaaggaggggggggctgAGAGATGGGTGTGGAAGGATTCGAATGGAAGGGCGGTGGCCTTTCAGTGGAGGGGGCAAAGAAGCGagtttggcggtggtgatggtcagCCGGGGAGTAGTCGGGATccggatgggggggttggtgatgggggggaatggggggtGCCCAGGCTCCAGGTTCTGGTGGAGTTAGACAGGAGGACGCTGGATAGTTTGGTGGCGGTGTGGTGTCTGTGGGCGATGCATTTGCATCATGAGGCTACGGCACCCAAGAAGACCTGGGAAGATC GATTGGCCttgatggcgaggaagagaccGGAGGGTACGCCACAGGGGGGCTTTTATACTATGAAGTTTTAA